AATGCGCCAAGCGCGACGATCGAGCCGAGGTGGTCGTCCCGGCGCTCACCGCGGCGATCGACGCGTCGATCGGACTGGTGACCGACGGCGTGGAGTTCACCCACACCGCGCGCGATTTCCACGATCTGGTCGTGTCGTTCGCACCCAACGCCACCATCCGGTACGCCGTCGGCAGCTACGTGGCGCTGTGGTCGGCGCAGGAGGAGGCCTGGGCCGAGGCCCGCACACGACATGGTGAGTACCCGTCCCAACTGGAGGCCGAGGAGGCCGTCCGCGCACATCGCCGACTGGTCGAGGAGATCGCGGCGGGCAACGCCGACGAGGCCGAGCGCCTCGCCCGTGCCCACCTCGCGGCAACCCAGTCGCTGGTGCTCGAGAAGTATGGCGATCGGATCGTGAACGCCTCGGCGGCGATGTCGCGACAGGCCATCCACCCCGGTCGCCGATCCCGGATCTGACGCCCGCTCAGTCCTGGGGCTCCGGTCGCGACCGCCGTTGGCGCACACGCCACCACATGATGCCGCCCGGGACTGCCACCAGCGCGGCGAGCGCCACGAACGCCCCGACGACGGCGGGTCGCGGTTCGCGGGAGTCGTCGGCGGCGTACGGCTGGATCGACGGGCCGGCATACCGCACGGCGTCCGCCTGGCCGATGTCGGCGGTGTTCTCGCACAGCGAGGCACCCCAGTCGTCCTGCCCCGCGGCCACTCCCCCGGGAGTCCGCCCGAGTACCAACAGCCGTTCGGCCCCGATCTCGAGCGGGACACCGCACGCCGCCGAACTCGACGACGTCAGCACCGTGATCGTCTGCGGTACCCGCTGTTTGTAGCTCTGCCGAACCTCGAACCGGTACCGGACCGCGGAACCGTCCGCCACGCGCGACACCGGAATACCGAGCACCACCGCGGATGCGTCCTTGATGACCGCGGCGGTCGGTCGTGCGGCACAACTGCAGGCGCACGCGGTCCCCGGGGTCAGCGAGAGCACACCGAGCGCGGCAGCGAGCACGAGGACCGTTCGCATCACCATGTCGAGACCTGCACGCCGAACTCGATCGAGCTGCTCGGTGCGCTCCCGGCGCCGCGCTGTGCCATCCTCATCCGGTCACCGTAGTCTCGTGCGCCGGGCGCGGTCTCGTGTCCTCGCATTCGCGCTCACCCTGCGATTTCCGACGGTGCCGTCGGGACGGGCGGCCGGGAGTGGATCCGGCGCCTGACGAGTATGGTGTCCACGTGGACGCGACGATCTATCACAATCCCAAGTGCTCGACCTCTCGCAAAGCACTGGAGAAACTCCGCGACGCGGGGATCGAACCGACGATCGTGAAATACCTCGACCAGCCGTACACGCGCGACCAGCTGACCAGGCTGATCGCCGACGCGGGCCTGACCGTCCGCGAGGCCGCGCGCAAGCGCGAGTCGCTCTACAAGGAACTCGACCTGGCGTCCCTGCCGGAGGACAAGCTGCTCACCGAGATGGTCGCGCATCCGATCCTCGTCGAGCGTCCATTCGTGGTGACGGACAAGGGTACCCGGCTCGCTCGTCCGGTCGACACCCTCGACGAGATCCTCTGACACCACACGACACGACCTTTCGGACATACCTCGCGAGAGCGAAAAGACGCGTCGCCCGCCGGATTAGTTCCGTGTTACAACGGAATTGCTGATGTCTTTCAGCATCGCCGATCACCGAAGTGGGGTGCGTCCATGTGCGGAATTACCGGCTGGGTGGGCTACACCAGCGAGATATCGAGCAAGAGAACCATTCTCGACCAGATGACCGCGACGATGAGCGACCGCGGCCCCGATGACGTCGGCACCTACGTCGATCGCCACGTCGGTCTCGGACATCGACGACTGGCCATCATCGACCTGCCGCTCGGCCATCAGCCGATGGTGTTCGACACCGGGAACGGTGATGTCGCGATCGTCTACAGCGGCGAGACGTACAACTTCCGCGAGCTGCGTGGTGAGCTCTCGGCCGCCGGCCACCACTTCCACACCGACAGCGACACCGAGGTCGTCCTGCATGGATACCTGGAGTGGGGCACCGAGGTGGTCGATCGCCTGAACGGCATGTACGCCTTCGCGATCTGGGACGGTCGCACGGAGCAGCTCGTGATGGTACGAGACCGCCTGGGCATCAAGCCGTTCTACTATTCACAGACCGACGACGGCGTGGTGTTCGGTTCGGAACCCAAAGCCCTGCTGGTCAATCCGCGGGTACCGCGCACCGTGGACGCCGATGGGTTCCGCGAACTGTTCGCGGTCACCAAGGCACCAGGATGGTCGATGTGGAAGCACATCCGTGAGGTCGAACCGGGCACCGTGGTGACCGTGTCGCGAGAGGGCTGCGCCACCCGGACCTACTGGACGCTCCCCGCGCGTGGGCACACCGACGACATCGACGGGACGGTCGATCACGTGCGGGAACTGATGACCGACATCGTCGATCGCCAGCTGATCGCGGATGTCCCGCGCTGCGTATTGCTCTCGGGCGGTCTGGATTCGAGCGCACTCACCGGACTCGCCGCCGCACGACTCGGCGCCGACGGTCACCGCGTCCACAGCTATGCGGTCGACTTCGTCGACCAGGAGGAGAACTTCCGCCCGGACGAGATGCGGGGAACACCCGACTCCCCCTTTGTCCGCGACGTCGCGACACACGTCGGATCCATGCACCGCGACGTCGTGCTCGACCCCGCCGACCTCACCGATCCCGCGATACGCCGGGCAGTGATCGGGGCCCGTGACATCCCGGCCGGCCTCGGCGATATGGACAGCTCGCTCTACTTGCTGTTCAAGGCGATTCGAGCAGAGTCGACCGTAGCGCTGTCCGGTGAGTCCGCCGACGAGGTGTTCGGCGGCTACCGCTGGTTCTTCGACGACGACGCACGCGGCGCGCAGACGTTCCCGTGGCTCGCGTTCGGCAGCGCGCTGACCCGTTCGCGGTATTCCATGCTCACTCCGGAGATGCAGAAGATCCTCGACATCGACTCCTATGTCGGCGACCAGTATGCGACGGCCCTGACCGCGGTCCCCGTGGTCGACGGCGAGTCATCGGAGGAGCGCAGGATGCGGATCATCTGCCACCTGCATCTCACCCGGTTCGTCCGAATGCTGTTGGACCGCAAGGACCGCGCATCGATGGCCGTGGGGCTGGAGGTGCGTGTCCCGTTCTGTGATCACCGCCTCGTCGAGTACGTCTACAACACCCCGTGGGCCTTCAAGACGTTCGACGGTCGCGAGAAGAGTCTCCTGCGGCATGCGACGAAGCACGTGCTCCCACAGTCGGTGGTCGATCGGACGAAGAGCCCGTACCCGTCCACCCAGGACGTCAAGTACACGGCCACACTGCAGCAGCAACTCGAGGACGTGGCCGCCGAACGCGACCACCTGGTGTTCGATCTCGTCGACCGCCGGGCTGTCGCCGCGATGACCGCCACCGACGCGCACGACGTCGCACCCGAGGTGCGGACACAGATGGACCGGGTCCTCGACCTCTACCACTGGATCGACATGTACTCGCCGGAACTGCAGGTGGCGTGACGTCGGGTTCTGCGTGACGTCGGGTTCTAGCCGGCGACGGCTTTCGCCGGCAACGGCTTCTGTACCGCGGGGATCACCGCGGCGAGCAGGCCCCGGATGAGCCCCTTGGCCATGTCGAAATAGTCGAAGTAGTCGCGCCACACCGTGATCCGGCCCTCGGCGACCTCGAAGCGCCCGCAGACCCAGAACTGCATGACCACCGGGCCCATCCGCAGTTCGTCGACGCGCTCGGTCAGGACCACGGGCCCGTCGGACGACACGTTGACCATGCGGTAGTTGAAACCCGCCCACGAGAGCTTGTCCATCCCACCGAAGATCTTCGCCACCTTGCGTTTACCGTGCACCGTCGGTGTCGAGACATTGGTGTAGGCGATGTGCTCGTCGAGATCGTCGAGGGCAGCCGCCACGTTCCCGCGCGCCAGGTCGTCGAGGAATTCGGTGACGATGTCGATCGGTGTCTGCGATGTCATGGTGTCAGTATGCCTGTGACGGAGAGTCACGGAAATACCTCCACGACGGCCCCATCCCTCCCCGCCTACGCGCGGCCACCAGGCGCGATGTGACATCCGCCCAGGCCGTCGGCTATTCTCTTCTGCGTTGTCTCGGCGAGGGTGAGTGATCACCGTTATCGGCGCGGCCATCACGGAAACTCCTCCGCGGGCGTCTGCATCGCCCGCCCGGTCGGTTCCGGTCGATGTCGCTCGCTGCGACCCGCCAACCGAACCACCGCGGTCATCGAGCCGCAGAACGAGGAGAAACACCATGGCAACCGAAACCGCCAAGCTCGCGGTCACCACCCGCACCGAAAAGGGCAAGGGCGCCGCCCGCCGCGCACGTCGCGCCGGCCAGGTCCCCGCCGTGCTCTACGGCCACGGCACCGACCCGCAGCACCTCAGCCTGCCGGCTCTCGAGCTCGCGGCGATCCTGCGTAACAGCGGCACCAACTCGATCATCGACCTCGACATCGAGGGCACCAGCCAGCTCGCGCTGACCAAGCAGATCGACGTCCACCCGATCCGCAACTACATCGAGCACGTCGACCTCCAGGTGATCCGCCGCGGCGAGAAGGTCACCGTCGAGGTCACCATCGTCGTCGAGGGCGACGCCGCCCCGGGCACCTTGGTCACCCAGGACGCGAACTCCGTCGACATCGAGGCCGACGTGCTGTCGATCCCCGAGCAGATCGTCGTCAGCGTCGAGGGCACCACCGCGGGCAACGCCGTGCACGCCTCGGACCTGGAGCTGCCGGAGGGTGTCACCCTGATCAGCGATCCCGACACCCTGATCGTCGCCATCAACGAGGCCCCGACCGCATCCGACCTCGAAGAGGAGGCCGAAGAGGCCGGCGCCGAGACCCCGGGCACCGACGAGGATGCCGCCGAGTCGGCCGAATAGGTCCATTCGTCGACTGATCGATGAAACTGATTGTCGGGCTGGGTAACCCAGGTCCGAAGTACGAGAAGACGAGGCACAACATCGGCGCGATGGTCGCCGATGGCCTCGTCGCCTCGGCCGGCGAGCGGTGGAAGCTGCACAAGAAATCGGGTGCGGAGGTCGCCCCGATCACCCTCGCCGGCCGTCAGGTCCTGGTCGCCAGGCCGCGGACCTACATGAACGAATCGGGACGCCAGATCGGCCCGCTGGCCAAGTTCTATTCGATACCCACAGAAGACATCATCGCGCTGCACGACGAGCTCGACATCGACTTCGGGCTGGTACGACTCAAACGCGGCGGTGGTGAGGGTGGGCACAACGGGCTCCGTTCGATCAGCCAGTCCATCGGGACGCGTGACTACCTGCGGGTGCGACTGGGCATCGGCCGGCCGCCGGGCCGCCAGGACCCCGCCGACTTCGTGCTGAAACCGTTCCCGTCGTCGGCACGGACCGACGTCGAACTCCTGATCACCCACGGCGTCGACGCCGTGGAGCTGCTGGTCGCCCACGGACTCGAACCGGCGCAGAACACCGTGCACGCCTGGTAACTCGGTGCGACGATGAGGCGGTGTCGGATGCAGCCCTGAGCCTGATCATCCTGGGCGTCACCGTCGCGCTGTTCGTCATCAACCGGCTTCCCGTCGGAGTCGTCGCGATCGCGTCCGCACTCGCCCTCTATTTCTCCGGCCTGGTCAGTGTGGAATCGATGACCAGTGGGCTCGGTGCGACGGTCATCGTGTTCATCGCGGCCCTCTTCGTGGTGAGCGAGGGACTCGAGGCCGCCGGCATCACCGCCTGGGTGGGGCACACGATGAACCGGATCGCAGGCACCACGCGGATGCGGGTGCTGGCGTCGATCATGGTGCTCGGCGCTCTGCTCAGCGCCCTCATCACCGTGAACGGCGCGGCCGCGGCGCTCGTCCCGGTCACCGTCGCGATCGCGCGGCATGCGGGAATGCTGCCGTCGCGCGTGCTCATCCCATTGGCCTACGGATGCAGCGCGGGCTCGCTGCTGACCCTGTCCGGCAGCCCCGTCAACGTCATCGTCGACGAGGCGATGGTCGACGAATCCGGCAACGGCTTCGGCTACTTCGAGTTCGCGGCGGTGGGCATCCCGCTGGTCCTCGTGACGGTCGCGATCACCGCGCTCATCGGCGAACGCGCACTCCCCAGGCGCGAATCGACCGCGCTGCCCGACGATTTCAGCGACTATCTCGGCACCGTCACCGAGTACTACGGCCTCGACGACCGGATCTACCGGCTACACGTGGGACCGGAATCGTCACTGATCGGCATGAGCGTGCGGGACCTGCGTACCGATGACTCACCGGTGCACGCCGTCGCCGCGCAGCGAGCACAGGGGGCGACGGTCCTCGACTCCGCCCAACCCCTGGCCGAGGGCGACGCCGTCGTGGTCTCCGGGCCCGGGCCCGACGTCGAATCACTGGCGCGCGACCACGGACTCACCGTGGAGGATGTGGCGGGCCGACACGGCCGCGCCGGCAGGCTCATCGACCGCGACCTCGGTCTCTCCGAAGTGGTGATCCCACCCAGGTCGGAATGGATCGGCAACCGCGTGTTCGCGGGCATGGTGCGCGGCGAGGACGGACTCCTCGTGCTCTCGGTGCGGCGGCGTAATCGCGACATCGGCCCGCGGGTCGTCGACCTCGCCGAAGGGGACACGTTGCTCGTCCACGGTCCGTGGCGGGCCGTCGACGCCCTCTCGGCCGACCGGCAGGTGCTGGTGGTGGCCTCGTCCGAGCAGGTGCGTCGCCAGACCGTTCCGCTCGGCCGGACCGCACCGCGCGCGGCACTGATCCTGGTCGCGATGATCGTGCTGCTCGCCACCGGCGTCGTCCCGGCTGTCGTCGCCGCCCTGCTGGCCGCGGTCGCGATGATCCTCAGCGGCGTCATCACGTCCGAGCACGCCTACCGTGCGGTGTCGTGGCCGACGCTCGTGCTGATCGCGGCGCTGATCCCGATGTCCACGGCCATCACCGACAGCGGCGGGGCCGAGTTGGTCGCGCGGCCCATCGTGGACCTGGTGTCCGATCACAGCCCGTATGTCCTGCTCGTCGCACTGTTCCTGTTGACCGCCATCCTCGGTCAGTTCATCTCGAATGCCGCGACGGTCCTCATCGTGATCCCGATCGCGCTCGCCGCCGCAGCCGAGGTCGGCGTGGATGCGCGCCCGATCCTCATGCTCGTGTGTGTCGCCGGGGCGGCATCGGTGCTGACCCCCATCGCCACCCCCGCCAACATGATCGTGATGGCACCGGGCGGGTATCGGTTCGGCGATTACTGGCGCCTCGGTGTACCGGTGATGTTCGGTTGGCTCGTCGTCGCGATGCTGGTGATCCCGGCCGTCTGGCCGCTGTCCGGGTGATGGACCCTGCGACCGGGGCTGACGTGGTGCGACGACAATGGGACCAAAGGCTTCTTACTTCGCGGTAATGTACGCCTACAATCACAGTCGGCCGATCATCGACGAAACGGAGAACTGTGGTGGGAATTGCGGCGCGGACCGGACACCAGAATGTGGCAATGCTCGGCATCGGTGCGTACCGACCCACACGACTCGTCAGCAACGACGATGTCCGCCAGGTTCTCGACTCCACCGACGAGTGGATCTTCGAACGCAGCGGCATCCGGAACCGTCGCTGGATCAGCGGTGACGAATCGGCACGTTCGATGGCGGCGGCCGCCGCCGAGCGGGCCATCCGCAATTCAGGCGTGCCGAAGGAGAAGATCGGCGCGCTGATCCTGGCCACCAACAGTTGGAAGACCAAGATCCCGCACGGCGGGCCCATCGTCGCGTTCGACATCGGACTCAACGGCATCCCGGCCTACGACGTCGCGGCCGGGTGTGGCGGTTTCGGTTACGGCCTCGGCATCGCCGCCGACACGATCCGCGCCGGATCGGCCGAGTATGTGCTGGTCGTCGGCGTGGAGACGATGTCGGTCGTGATGGAGCCGACCGACCGCAACACCGCCTTCATCTTCGGCGACGGCGCCGGCGCCGTGGTGGTCGGGCCCAGCGAGGAGAACGGCATCTCGCCGACCGTCTGGGGCAGCGACGGCGAGAACGCCGAGGCCATCGGACAGAACTGGGACATCCCCGAATACATGGATCGCGCCGAGGAGTTCCAGCACAAGGACCCCGAGGCCGAGCCGGTCGGACGGATGTTCGTGACCATGCAGGGACCGCGCGTGTTCCGCTGGGCCGCGATCACGCTGCCCAAGGCGCTGACCTCGGTTCTGGAGACATCCGGAGTCGGCATCGAGGACATCGAGGTGTTCGTCCCGCATCAGGCCAACGCCCGTATCAACGAGCTGATGAAGAAGAACCTCGGGCTCGCCGACGACATCCCGATGGCCAACGACATCGAGAACACCGGCAACACGTCGGCGGCCTCGATCCCGCTGGCCATGGAGGAGATGCTCGCGAGCGGGAAGGCAAAGGGCGGGCAGACCGCCCTGCTGCTCGGCTTCGGTGCCGGCCTCAGCTACGCAGGGGCCGTCGTGACACTCCCCCGGCTCCCCAGGAGACCAGCCTCGACGGCCCCAACCGCTGATCGAGTAGCCCGGAGCGCCAGCGAAGGGCGTATCGAGATCA
This sequence is a window from Gordonia insulae. Protein-coding genes within it:
- a CDS encoding FadR/GntR family transcriptional regulator, which encodes MTSIRNGRVPQRRIAETVAAELRDLILDVEDYRLPTQEQLVKDFGVSYPSIREALRILETEGLVTVRRGNVGGADVHRPDETSAAYHLGLSLQAGKVTLHDLADGLRMLEPLCAAECAKRDDRAEVVVPALTAAIDASIGLVTDGVEFTHTARDFHDLVVSFAPNATIRYAVGSYVALWSAQEEAWAEARTRHGEYPSQLEAEEAVRAHRRLVEEIAAGNADEAERLARAHLAATQSLVLEKYGDRIVNASAAMSRQAIHPGRRSRI
- the arsC gene encoding arsenate reductase (glutaredoxin) (This arsenate reductase requires both glutathione and glutaredoxin to convert arsenate to arsenite, after which the efflux transporter formed by ArsA and ArsB can extrude the arsenite from the cell, providing resistance.), which gives rise to MDATIYHNPKCSTSRKALEKLRDAGIEPTIVKYLDQPYTRDQLTRLIADAGLTVREAARKRESLYKELDLASLPEDKLLTEMVAHPILVERPFVVTDKGTRLARPVDTLDEIL
- the asnB gene encoding asparagine synthase (glutamine-hydrolyzing), with translation MCGITGWVGYTSEISSKRTILDQMTATMSDRGPDDVGTYVDRHVGLGHRRLAIIDLPLGHQPMVFDTGNGDVAIVYSGETYNFRELRGELSAAGHHFHTDSDTEVVLHGYLEWGTEVVDRLNGMYAFAIWDGRTEQLVMVRDRLGIKPFYYSQTDDGVVFGSEPKALLVNPRVPRTVDADGFRELFAVTKAPGWSMWKHIREVEPGTVVTVSREGCATRTYWTLPARGHTDDIDGTVDHVRELMTDIVDRQLIADVPRCVLLSGGLDSSALTGLAAARLGADGHRVHSYAVDFVDQEENFRPDEMRGTPDSPFVRDVATHVGSMHRDVVLDPADLTDPAIRRAVIGARDIPAGLGDMDSSLYLLFKAIRAESTVALSGESADEVFGGYRWFFDDDARGAQTFPWLAFGSALTRSRYSMLTPEMQKILDIDSYVGDQYATALTAVPVVDGESSEERRMRIICHLHLTRFVRMLLDRKDRASMAVGLEVRVPFCDHRLVEYVYNTPWAFKTFDGREKSLLRHATKHVLPQSVVDRTKSPYPSTQDVKYTATLQQQLEDVAAERDHLVFDLVDRRAVAAMTATDAHDVAPEVRTQMDRVLDLYHWIDMYSPELQVA
- a CDS encoding limonene-1,2-epoxide hydrolase family protein, whose amino-acid sequence is MTSQTPIDIVTEFLDDLARGNVAAALDDLDEHIAYTNVSTPTVHGKRKVAKIFGGMDKLSWAGFNYRMVNVSSDGPVVLTERVDELRMGPVVMQFWVCGRFEVAEGRITVWRDYFDYFDMAKGLIRGLLAAVIPAVQKPLPAKAVAG
- a CDS encoding 50S ribosomal protein L25/general stress protein Ctc — translated: MATETAKLAVTTRTEKGKGAARRARRAGQVPAVLYGHGTDPQHLSLPALELAAILRNSGTNSIIDLDIEGTSQLALTKQIDVHPIRNYIEHVDLQVIRRGEKVTVEVTIVVEGDAAPGTLVTQDANSVDIEADVLSIPEQIVVSVEGTTAGNAVHASDLELPEGVTLISDPDTLIVAINEAPTASDLEEEAEEAGAETPGTDEDAAESAE
- the pth gene encoding aminoacyl-tRNA hydrolase gives rise to the protein MKLIVGLGNPGPKYEKTRHNIGAMVADGLVASAGERWKLHKKSGAEVAPITLAGRQVLVARPRTYMNESGRQIGPLAKFYSIPTEDIIALHDELDIDFGLVRLKRGGGEGGHNGLRSISQSIGTRDYLRVRLGIGRPPGRQDPADFVLKPFPSSARTDVELLITHGVDAVELLVAHGLEPAQNTVHAW
- a CDS encoding SLC13 family permease yields the protein MSDAALSLIILGVTVALFVINRLPVGVVAIASALALYFSGLVSVESMTSGLGATVIVFIAALFVVSEGLEAAGITAWVGHTMNRIAGTTRMRVLASIMVLGALLSALITVNGAAAALVPVTVAIARHAGMLPSRVLIPLAYGCSAGSLLTLSGSPVNVIVDEAMVDESGNGFGYFEFAAVGIPLVLVTVAITALIGERALPRRESTALPDDFSDYLGTVTEYYGLDDRIYRLHVGPESSLIGMSVRDLRTDDSPVHAVAAQRAQGATVLDSAQPLAEGDAVVVSGPGPDVESLARDHGLTVEDVAGRHGRAGRLIDRDLGLSEVVIPPRSEWIGNRVFAGMVRGEDGLLVLSVRRRNRDIGPRVVDLAEGDTLLVHGPWRAVDALSADRQVLVVASSEQVRRQTVPLGRTAPRAALILVAMIVLLATGVVPAVVAALLAAVAMILSGVITSEHAYRAVSWPTLVLIAALIPMSTAITDSGGAELVARPIVDLVSDHSPYVLLVALFLLTAILGQFISNAATVLIVIPIALAAAAEVGVDARPILMLVCVAGAASVLTPIATPANMIVMAPGGYRFGDYWRLGVPVMFGWLVVAMLVIPAVWPLSG